Proteins encoded together in one Actinomycetota bacterium window:
- a CDS encoding replication-associated recombination protein A: MTLFDNINDNINKEAAKNSKYAPLADRIRPVDLNDFVGQEHLFGKDKVLRKIIESDKLSSMIFWGPPGSGKTTAANIIKEKTSNKFLSFSAVISGIKQIKEIMDIAAREIEITGLKTILFIDEIHRFNKAQQDAFLPFVEKGIIILLGATTENPSFEINSALLSRCKVFVFKRLTDENISFLLKNALSDKIKGLGTSGIKIDDDAISFISGFADGDARIAYNILELSVQMAAGKDKKNIEIKIPDIEHLIQKKMLLYDKNGEEHYNLISALHKSMRGSDPDAAAYWTIRMIESGEDPMYIIRRIVRFAAEDIGLADTNALTVSLAAKETFQFIGPPEGNLAIVEAAIYCALAPKSNSLYMTYNNIMKDIDRYLSLPVPMHIRNAPTKLMKESGYGKGYAYPHDYKDAIVSQSYLPEEIMGRQFYFPTERGFEKILKERLSKIKEYKKKLGK; encoded by the coding sequence ATGACTCTGTTTGATAATATAAATGATAATATAAATAAAGAAGCGGCAAAAAATTCAAAATATGCCCCGCTTGCAGACAGAATAAGGCCTGTTGATCTTAATGATTTTGTCGGTCAGGAGCATCTTTTTGGAAAAGACAAAGTTCTCAGAAAAATAATTGAGAGTGACAAATTAAGCTCAATGATATTCTGGGGCCCTCCGGGCAGCGGAAAGACTACTGCTGCAAATATCATAAAAGAAAAAACCTCAAACAAATTCCTTTCTTTTTCGGCAGTTATATCCGGAATAAAGCAGATAAAAGAAATAATGGACATAGCTGCCCGGGAAATAGAAATAACCGGTCTCAAGACAATCCTGTTCATAGATGAAATACACAGATTTAATAAGGCACAGCAGGATGCTTTTCTGCCATTTGTGGAAAAAGGAATAATAATACTGCTGGGAGCCACAACTGAAAATCCTTCATTTGAAATAAACTCAGCGCTTCTTTCAAGATGCAAAGTCTTTGTATTTAAAAGGCTTACTGATGAAAATATAAGTTTTCTTCTAAAAAACGCCCTCAGCGACAAAATAAAAGGTCTTGGAACATCGGGCATAAAAATTGATGACGATGCTATAAGTTTTATTTCCGGATTTGCTGATGGAGATGCAAGGATTGCATATAATATTCTTGAGCTTTCAGTGCAGATGGCTGCAGGTAAGGATAAAAAAAATATTGAGATTAAAATACCCGATATAGAACACCTCATACAGAAAAAAATGCTTTTATATGATAAGAACGGCGAGGAACATTACAATCTCATATCTGCATTGCATAAGAGTATGAGAGGCAGCGATCCTGATGCAGCCGCATACTGGACTATAAGAATGATAGAGTCAGGTGAAGATCCGATGTATATTATAAGAAGAATAGTCAGATTTGCAGCTGAAGACATAGGGCTTGCTGATACAAATGCCTTAACTGTTTCCCTTGCAGCAAAAGAAACATTTCAGTTCATAGGTCCTCCGGAAGGCAACCTCGCCATAGTAGAAGCAGCGATATACTGTGCGCTGGCTCCAAAAAGCAACTCTCTTTACATGACCTATAATAATATAATGAAAGATATTGACAGGTATCTTTCCTTACCTGTCCCTATGCACATAAGAAATGCGCCCACAAAACTTATGAAAGAATCAGGCTATGGAAAGGGATATGCATATCCGCATGATTATAAAGATGCAATAGTCAGTCAGTCTTATCTGCCTGAGGAAATCATGGGCAGACAGTTTTATTTTCCCACTGAAAGAGGGTTTGAAAAAATTCTTAAGGAAAGATTGAGCAAAATAAAAGAATACAAGAAAAAACTTGGCAAATAA